The proteins below are encoded in one region of Mya arenaria isolate MELC-2E11 chromosome 15, ASM2691426v1:
- the LOC128219100 gene encoding uncharacterized protein LOC128219100: protein MTSADTEAVSYWAVPKCSKDVERFMRLANYNWSFIKNFSKLGEPLHAVVGKHKFKFGEEQQNAFDLLKQALVNFPVLALPKQTGEFVLDCDASKNAFGAELLQMQNGAEHVVAYGSEALTKEQRRYCTTRKELPGEKHGNADVLSRMPHPGHCNSYVAGVAVEDLLCVMADNQWGSFSREVDVVPMAAQKARVGEGRAFENPVSGSVCQGVGATAALDIGDRAIWGFTLSDLHEAQSADNDLGYIIEWLVNSSSPTERDLFLSSPCAKSYWITKEKFLFIKGVLYRQQDGGEEKVFSDQGSNFESKLFTSLCEVLEIHKARTTPYRPSANGQVERYNRTLMDAIRCYIGDSQDKWNIHLPQIAGALRSAVNRSTGFNANKLMLGREVNTPAYLMFPHTSPARVPADLNEEY, encoded by the exons ATGACTTCTGCTGATACTGAAGCAGTTTCTTACTGGGCCGTTCCCAAGTGCTCAAAAGACGTTGAGCGCTTCATGCGTCTAGCTAACTATAATTGGAGCTTTATCAAGAATTTCTCAAAGTTAGGTGAACCGCTTCACGCGGTTGTGGGAAAACATAAGTTCAAGTTTGGCGAAGAACAGCAAAATGCGTTTGATCTACTTAAGCAAGCATTGGTAAACTTTCCAGTCCTTGCTCTCCCTAAACAAACTGGAGAGTTTGTTCTAGATTGTGACGCATCAAAAAACGCTTTTGGCGCAGAACTTTTGCAAATGCAGAATGGCGCCGAACATGTTGTTGCTTACGGTAGTGAAGCTCTAACAAAAGAGCAGCGACGTTACTGCACCACGAGAAAAGAGCT ACCAGGGGAAAAGCACGGGAATGCGGATGTACTTTCTCGTATGCCACACCCTGGTCACTGCAATTCATATGTAGCAGGAGTTGCAGTTGAAGATCTGCTTTGTGTGATGGCTGACAACCAATGGGGTTCATTTTCCCGGGAGGTAGATGTAGTCCCGATGGCAGCGCAGAAGGCTAGAGTTGGGGAAGGTCGCGCCTTCGAGAACCCAGTATCTGGGAGCGTCTGTCAGGGAGTGGGGGCTACAGCCGCATTGG ACATTGGAGATAGAGCCATATGGGGATTTACTCTGAGTGATCTCCATGAGGCTCAGAGTGCAGATAATGATCTTGGCTACATAATTGAATGGTTAGTGAATTCATCTAGCCCAACTGAGAGAGATCTTTTCTTGTCTAGTCCATGTGCAAAATCATACTGGATAACTAAAGAGAAATTCCTGTTTATTAAGGGAGTTTTGTATCGACAACAGGATGGGGGAGAAGAGAAG GTCTTCTCTGATCAGGGAAGTAATTTTGAATCCAAGCTTTTTACTTCACTTTGTGAGGTCCTTGAGATTCATAAGGCAAGAACGACACCTTATCGCCCCTCTGCTAATGGTCAGGTAGAGCGGTACAATCGTACCCTGATGGATGCAATAAGGTGTTACATTGGGGATTCGCAAGACAAATGGAACATCCATCTACCACAGATTGCAGGTGCACTACGTAGTGCTGTCAACCGTAGTACAGGGTTTAATGCAAACAAGCTCATGCTTGGCCGAGAAGTAAACACTCCTGCATATTTGATGTTCCCACATACATCACCCGCTAGGGTACCAGCAGACCTTAATGAAGAATATTGA